The DNA sequence GGAATTCGTATGCGTGCAGACGACCACCAATTGGATGTCATCGTCCTCCAGCACATCCGCGATATTTCCAGTGTAGTGGATGCCTTCGATTGTTTCCCAATCACTCTTCTCCGGATTCCGGCTATAGATCGTTTTGACCTTGATGTTGCTTCTTGATAAAGAAAACGGCAAATGATAACGGTTTGTGCTTTTCCCGTTTCCGATGTATCCGATTGTCAGCATACTTCTTCCCCCTAAATGATTGTATCTTCTCTCTATATTGTAGCGGTATATATCCGAAAGTAAACCAATCCGGTCTGAATCGGAACAAAAGTGCGACCTTTTTTGGATCAGGCGTTGCCTTTTGGACCAAATGTTCAGCACAGATTGTTCCGTTTGTGTACTTCCTGTTGAAATATTAGTGGATTTTAGTAAAATTGAAAATAAATATTGTGAGAGTCGCTGCGGACCTGTATAATTAAATGTAAGTTAACGTTTACATGATTTTGTCAGCTTGGGTTCTTACCGTAGTGACAAAAAGCAATTTCCATATTTCATTTTCATTAATCAGTTACAACACAATAAGATTGGGGGACACTAATGATACAGAAAAGACAGCCTACTATGAGTGGCGCAGAGGAACTCTACGAGCGATTAAAATTTAGGTTATTGACCGGTTTCGCCTTGTTGATGGGCGGTGTGGCCTTCCTGTTCAATAGCCCACGGGAAATCTATGAAGGCAACCTCACCATCATGGCCTCTCCGGCTAATCTGTTGACGGATTATATGGCATTGACGAACGTCGGAGCGGCATTATTCAACGTTTCGTTGATGACGTTGCAGGCCCTATGGATCGTCAGGATGGCGGATGCCAAGATAAATGGACCCGTCATAGCCGGCATATTGACGATTGCGGGCTTTGCCTTTTTCGGCAAGAACTTATTCAATTCCATGCCGATCAGCATCGGTGCCTTCACGTATGCAAAAGTCACAAAAGTACCGATGCACAAATCGTTGCTGGCCGCCCTTTTCGGGACCGCCTTGGCACCGTTGGTCAGCGAGCTCTCTTTCAGCCTCGGCATCGGTCAACCCTATGGCGTGCTCCTGGGGCTGGGCGCCGGTTTTGTTTCCGGCTTCCTGATTCCCCCACTGGCGCATCATTTCGTTACCTTCACAAGAGGATTCAGCCTCTATAACATCGGCTTCACCTGCGGTATCATCGGAACAGTCTTCATCTCCCTGATGCGCAACTTCGGCTTCGAGATCGAAACGGTGAACATCCTTGCCAGCGGCTACAACGGGCCCTTTTCATTGCTGCTCTATTCACTTTTCAGTGGCATGTTCCTGATCGGTTTGTGGCTCAACGGATGGAGCTTCAAAGGATTGAAGCGGATCATGCGCCATTCGGGCCAACTGTCCACTGATTACCTGGAGCTTGGCGGTTTGGGTGCGACGCTCATCAACATGTCTTTGCTTGGTTTCTTGTCTACGACTTACATTCTGCTTATGGGTGGAGAAATCAACGGTCCGGTTTTGGGGGGAATCCTCACAGTCGTAGGTTTCGGTGCCTTCGGGAAAAACATCAAGAATGTCCTGCCGATCCTGATCGGGGTCACTTTGATGGGCCGGCTCAATTATCAGGATAATCAATCAACCATCGTCCTGATTTCGGCACTGTTCGGTACTACTTTGGCGCCGTTGGCCGGTCGTTACGGAAATATAGCGGGCATCATTGCCGGAGCTATGCATCTGACGTTGGTCATGAATATCGGTTATCTCCACGGTGGTGTCAACCTCTACAACAACGGCTTTTCAGGCGGCCTTGTCGCTTCGATACTGGTTCCCATTCTGGAAGCCTTCCATCTTCATCGGGATAACCAACGGGCGTTGCGTGGGGCGGTCGATCCGGCTGATGAAGTCGAGATCGATCAAGCCAATTAACAAAAACCTGCAGTCAGGTTTTTTAGGCTTACGAAAGAGATGCCTCATGGCGGGACCAAAGTCCGTTCATGAGGCATCTTTTTTTCATATGAAGAGACGGATTGCCGCAATCGCGGTCATGATCATGATGATGCGTTTGTACCACGTCTCATTGATTTTTCTGACGAATCTGATGCCCAACAAGCTGCCGAATGCGATGAATGGAATCATCAGCAGCATGTACCGGAGCGTTCCCCAAGTGACGGTCCCCCACATGATGATATGAAAAGGCAATTTCACGAGGTTCATCACCAGGAAGAACCAAGCAGTCGTTCCGATCATTTTATTCTTGGTTAGGTCCTGCGACAGCACATAGACGTTGAATATTGGCCCTGCGGCATTCCCAACCATCGAAGAAAAACCGCTGACAGCTCCGACCATCCAGTGGAAAATCGGATTCTTCGGGAGCGGCAAAACTCTTTTGGCCACCTCTCGGTAGACCAATAACCCCAAGCAAATCAATACGACAATGCCCATCAAGGCTTTGAATTGCTCGTCATCGAGATAATTGCCCGTGATGGCCCCGACGGCGATACCGATTACGGCTGCGGGCAGCAGTTTCAGGACGTCACTGAATTTACCCTGTTTTCCGTATTGGAATATGGCAATCAGATCCCCCAACATCAACATCGGCAACATGATTCCGGCTGATGTCTTCCCGCCGAATAGGACCGCCACAAGCGCCACCGCCGGAATTGTCGCACCTTGTATGCCTGTTTTTGAAAAACCGATGATGATGGCCGCAACAATCAGCATCATCCATTCAATTGCGTTCAAACCCAACATTCTCCAACCACCTCCCACGATTCCTTTCATTTTACCGATTTTTCAAATAAATGACAATGACTCAGAGACCATAATCCAGAAAACGCTTAATCTCTTTCCCCAATTGAAAAAAAGTGCTTGTTAATTGGGTTTGGCGGTCATCCAAACTCGCAATTATCACCAAAAAGTGTTAAAATGTAACCAAAGACGAATGCCCGCAGTGCCTGTCCCCCCTACCATCGCTCTTTAACGAGCCCACTTTTGTCTTCACCACCTTTGTAACCGCCTTCAAAACCATGCTTCTGACGACTATACAAGGCATTTCCACCTCTTGGAGACTTTCCGGAACACGTTCGACTCTGCAACAAGATGGCCTTTCTTTGTATATTTTTCAGGTCCATCACCTTTTTGCGCCCAAAACTCAAAAAAATTTGTAAAGGGTGTGACACACCATGATCGTCAACCGCAACACAATCAGGGAACAAAACGAAACCATCGTTTTGACAGCAATCATC is a window from the uncultured Trichococcus sp. genome containing:
- a CDS encoding sulfite exporter TauE/SafE family protein; the encoded protein is MLGLNAIEWMMLIVAAIIIGFSKTGIQGATIPAVALVAVLFGGKTSAGIMLPMLMLGDLIAIFQYGKQGKFSDVLKLLPAAVIGIAVGAITGNYLDDEQFKALMGIVVLICLGLLVYREVAKRVLPLPKNPIFHWMVGAVSGFSSMVGNAAGPIFNVYVLSQDLTKNKMIGTTAWFFLVMNLVKLPFHIIMWGTVTWGTLRYMLLMIPFIAFGSLLGIRFVRKINETWYKRIIMIMTAIAAIRLFI
- a CDS encoding DUF1576 domain-containing protein, coding for MIQKRQPTMSGAEELYERLKFRLLTGFALLMGGVAFLFNSPREIYEGNLTIMASPANLLTDYMALTNVGAALFNVSLMTLQALWIVRMADAKINGPVIAGILTIAGFAFFGKNLFNSMPISIGAFTYAKVTKVPMHKSLLAALFGTALAPLVSELSFSLGIGQPYGVLLGLGAGFVSGFLIPPLAHHFVTFTRGFSLYNIGFTCGIIGTVFISLMRNFGFEIETVNILASGYNGPFSLLLYSLFSGMFLIGLWLNGWSFKGLKRIMRHSGQLSTDYLELGGLGATLINMSLLGFLSTTYILLMGGEINGPVLGGILTVVGFGAFGKNIKNVLPILIGVTLMGRLNYQDNQSTIVLISALFGTTLAPLAGRYGNIAGIIAGAMHLTLVMNIGYLHGGVNLYNNGFSGGLVASILVPILEAFHLHRDNQRALRGAVDPADEVEIDQAN